In the genome of Gemmatimonas sp., one region contains:
- a CDS encoding creatininase family protein, with product MSESRRPGVLHECSFPQIRDKTWPVALLPFGATEPHNTHLPYGTDTILGSEVAARVAAACIARGTKVVALPAVPFGVNTTQLDLPLTINVMPSTQLAIVRDVIGSLEPHGVRALVLLNAHGGNELRALVRELQPSTPIMLAIVNWWQAADHAQFTEPGDHAGELETAAMLHVAPHLVEADRTTWGDGRSYPSTLEGVRTGVAWMPRRWTQATHDTGVGNPRAASAESGATFMARAVERIAAFCCELALADTQRLWAPRD from the coding sequence ATGAGCGAGTCCCGCCGGCCCGGCGTCCTGCATGAATGCTCCTTCCCGCAGATTCGCGATAAGACGTGGCCCGTGGCGCTGTTGCCGTTCGGCGCCACCGAGCCGCACAACACGCATCTGCCGTACGGCACCGACACCATCCTCGGCAGCGAGGTTGCCGCGCGCGTTGCCGCCGCGTGCATCGCGCGGGGCACCAAGGTGGTTGCACTCCCCGCCGTACCCTTCGGCGTGAACACCACCCAGCTCGACCTGCCGCTCACCATCAACGTCATGCCCAGCACCCAGCTGGCCATCGTGCGCGATGTGATCGGCAGCCTCGAACCGCACGGTGTGCGCGCCCTCGTGCTGCTCAACGCGCACGGAGGCAACGAGCTGCGCGCCCTCGTGCGCGAGCTGCAGCCGTCCACCCCCATCATGCTCGCCATCGTGAACTGGTGGCAGGCGGCCGATCACGCGCAGTTCACCGAACCCGGTGACCACGCCGGTGAACTCGAGACGGCCGCCATGCTGCACGTGGCGCCGCATCTGGTCGAGGCCGATCGCACCACGTGGGGGGATGGACGCAGCTACCCCAGCACGCTCGAGGGGGTGCGCACCGGTGTGGCGTGGATGCCGCGCCGGTGGACCCAGGCCACGCACGATACCGGCGTGGGCAACCCACGCGCGGCCAGCGCCGAGTCAGGGGCGACGTTCATGGCGCGGGCCGTGGAGCGCATCGCCGCGTTCTGCTGCGAACTCGCCCTCGCCGATACGCAGCGGTTGTGGGCACCGCGCGACTAG